In Lonchura striata isolate bLonStr1 chromosome 11, bLonStr1.mat, whole genome shotgun sequence, the following proteins share a genomic window:
- the HAPLN3 gene encoding hyaluronan and proteoglycan link protein 3 — MLLLPLLLKATLLHLASGFYHPFHNGFYYNHIMNDNGDEQDRVDYFSGSRLVVEASKDPVYSYNGANVTLPCHYRYEPDLGPKRKIRIKWSKLRDDYTKEQDVMVAIGKTYVAFGDFKGRAHFRQAGEASWHEASLVISDVRLKDDGKYRCEVIDGLEDESDVVDLRLQGIVFPYQPPRGQYRLNFHEAEQVCQDQGAILANFNQLFQAWSEGLDWCNAGWLADGTVQYPIRLPRKPCGGVHLAPGIRSYGPRHRHLHRFDAFCFSSALKGEVFYLDRLAGMTLEEAKQSCQDAGAEIARVGQLYSAWKFAGLDRCSAGWLADGSVRYPIVTPRANCGPAEPGVRSFGFPRKGRFGVFCYRER, encoded by the exons atgctgctgctcccactcctcctgaaggccaccctgctgcacCTGGCCAGTGGCTTCTACCACCCCTTCCACAACGGCTTCTACTACAACCACATCATGAATGACAATGGCGACGAGCAGGACAGAG TGGATTACTTCAGTGGATCCAGACTAGTGGTGGAAGCCTCCAAAGACCCTGTCTACAGCTACAATGGTGCCAATGTCACCCTGCCCTGCCACTACCGCTACGAGCCCGACCTGGGACCTAAGCGGAAAATCCGCATCAAGTGGTCCAAGCTGCGGGATGACTACACCAAAGAGCAGGATGTGATGGTGGCCATTGGCAAGACCTATGTGGCCTTTGGGGACTTCAAGGGCCGTGCTCACTTCCGTCAGGCCGGCGAGGCCAGCTGGCACGAGGCCTCGCTGGTCATCAGCGATGTGCGCTTGAAGGACGATGGCAAATATCGATGCGAGGTCATCGATGGGCTGGAGGATGAGAGCGACGTTGTGGACCTCCGGCTGCAAG GCATCGTGTTCCCCTACCAGCCTCCCCGCGGGCAGTACAGGCTCAATTTCCACGAAGCCGAGCAAGTGTGCCAGGACCAAGGTGCCATCCTCGCCAACTTTAACCAGCTCTTCCAGGCGTGGAGCGAGGGGCTGGACTGGTGCAACGCGGGCTGGCTGGCCGATGGCACGGTGCAGTACCCCATCCGCCTGCCCCGCAAGCCCTGCGGGGGCGTGCACCTCGCCCCGGGCATCCGCAGCTACGGCCCGCGCCACCGGCACCTCCACCGCTTCGATGCCTTCTGCTTCTCCTCCGCGCTCAAAG GAGAGGTTTTCTACCTGGACCGCCTGGCTGGGATGACGCTGGAGGAGGCcaagcagagctgccaggatgCAGGGGCCGAGATCGCCCGGGTGGGGCAGCTCTACTCCGCCTGGAAGTTCGCGGGGCTGGACCGCTGCAGTGCCGGCTGGCTGGCAGATGGCAGTGTCCGCTACCCCATTGTCACACCCCGGGCCAATTGTGGCCCCGCGGAGCCCGGTGTCCGCAGCTTCGGCTTCCCCAGGAAGGGCAGGTTTGGCGTCTTCTGCTACAGAGAGAGATAA